The proteins below are encoded in one region of Hordeum vulgare subsp. vulgare chromosome 3H, MorexV3_pseudomolecules_assembly, whole genome shotgun sequence:
- the LOC123445039 gene encoding uncharacterized protein LOC123445039, with amino-acid sequence MPGPSASAPPCRFAARWAADALAGDEALDFSFVKALVGVLPESLAGAPEATRDRVALRCLREVVSLAAPGEGEVAATPAVAEVESGTLRVDASRSCEELLIELLGQVGSSGSLEKDMLPPFSKDIQKFICIKTPALPETSFELLREVNPDIACMVAPPPVEKGGKNIGNDQLLCGISPDHVNTERHGCPTNRCYDRPQEDTTGAVGVSVRSAQTSPSKDNRNMSITAEPASASCSAAFLPCNTELMPKQNVAETTASQEKSPTTILQRESCGDKYKNSSCDNDGERSHGNGTNIHLSKNLSDDTVAPDSDRSTDALLANTSETRTLPEFVAADGTGVIAELHGRKTRRSSPQHDSSEKASHVLDEGSARIQPVEKGSGHNEQNLQTAGVVPSVSCNRAVQGDKYETNLPQENATGLSKLFKEKNDKALLEVSCADKANPALHDDGNILENDTSSYRKTSLDSSCCNAVETSNVHRSNDSPGGFAAACLLSLMGNMPSCSQDKEANGSTEGFTEQDLCIKCGKDGQLLKCSSCSLIAHDRCFGSSVTLDVSGQFYCPVCFYTKATEAYQKAKITYLEARKNLSAFLGTKQFPKEHHEQSTGKRRTATNSKDHSNGFITSKRQDNHQSEADDLSCKDEEPGEQRKNQRTNDTSDVRPEEGQLNECDTSKRQGNHQPDTYNLSHNDLEPGQQRKKQRTNATSDTCPGDVITEKASFGLNSDIAPNRDCVLQNKRKLVEQSVESAEAHEDGNGNSFYDAQHSSQNRCSPVANQSVEAEKHDSLTNSHDPKSSDEIEATSSNNSGKGSSPPWRNMRRHKARFHGKETVVSYNSKKALQCQDQQMPSSSSKQNYAYQPKHPCNPLAPAGRRSKLCWTEEEEQALRDAMLKFTPKDGGPIPWVQILESGRGTFHKKRLASDLRVKWRNMTKKSGS; translated from the exons ATGCCGGGCCCCTCCGCCTCCGCCCCCCCCTGCCGCTTCGCCGCCCGCTGGGCGGCCGAcgccctcgccggcgacgaggccCTCGACTTCTCCTTCGTCAAAG CGCTGGTGGGCGTCTTGCCGGAGTCCCTCGCGGGCGCGCCGGAGGCTACGCGGGATAGGGTTGCGCTTCGATGCCTGCGGGAGGTCGTCTCCCTCGCCGCCCCGGGCGAGGGCGAGGTCGCCGCGACGCCGGCGGTGGCGGAGGTCGAGTCCGGGACGCTTAGGGTTGATGCCTCCCGCTCCTGTGAGGAATTGCTGATTGAGTTGCTTGGACAG GTTGGTAGTTCAGGAAGCTTGGAGAAAGATATGCTTCCACCTTTTAGCAAGGATATCCAAAAGTTTATATGCATCAAGACACCGGCTTTACCAGAAACTTCTTTTGAGTTG CTTAGAGAAGTGAACCCAGACATCGCGTGTATGGTCGCACCGCCCCCAGTTGAGAAGGGCGGCAAGAACATTGGCAATGACCAGTTGTTGTGCGGCATCAGCCCTGATCATGTAAATACAGAGAGGCACGGGTGCCCTACAAATAGGTGTTACGACCGCCCTCAGGAAGATACCACTGGCGCTGTTGGTGTCAGTGTCAGATCCGCACAAACGAGTCCAAGTAAAGATAATAGAAATATGTCCATTACAGCTGAGCCTGCTTCAGCTAGCTGCAGTGCTGCTTTTCTTCCATGTAATACTGAACTTATGCCAAAGCAGAATGTGGCGGAGACTACCGCGTCCCAAGAAAAGAGTCCAACTACCATTCTTCAACGAGAATCCTGTGGAGACAAGTACAAAAATTCATCCTGCGATAATGATGGAGAGAGATCACATGGTAATGGCACCAACATTCATTTATCAAAGAATCTCAGCGATGATACAGTGGCTCCAGATTCTGACAGAAGCACTGATGCTTTGCTGGCAAATACATCTGAAACAAGAACTTTGCCTGAGTTTGTTGCTGCAGATGGTACAGGTGTAATTGCAGAACTGCATGGCAGAAAAACTCGAAGGAGTTCACCGCAACATGACAGCAGTGAGAAAGCAAGTCATGTTTTGGATGAGGGTAGTGCGAGGATTCAGCCAGTGGAAAAGGGTTCTGGTCATAATGAACAGAATCTGCAAACTGCTGGTGTTGTACCTTCTGTAAGCTGCAACAGGGCTGTTCAAGGAGATAAATATGAAACCAACCTTCCACAAGAGAATGCTACAGGACTTTCTAAATTGTTTAAGGAGAAGAATGATAAGGCTCTTCTGGAAGTCAGTTGTGCTGACAAAGCCAATCCAGCACTACATGATGATGGCAACATCTTGGAAAATGATACATCCAGTTATAGGAAAACCTCTCTAGATTCTTCTTGCTGCAATGCAGTGGAAACATCAAATGTGCATCGCTCCAATGACAGTCCCGGTGGCTTTGCAGCCGCTTGTCTTCTATCATTGATGGGCAATATGCCGTCCTGTAGTCAGGATAAAGAGGCCAATGGTTCCACTGAGGGCTTTACGGAACAAGATTTGTGCATAAAATGTGGTAAAGATGGCCAGTTGCTGAAATGTAGCAGCTGCTCATTAATTGCTCATGATCGCTGTTTTGGTTCATCAGTGACGCTTGAtgtttctggccagttttattgcCCTGTATGTTTctatactaaagctactgaagcATATCAAAAGGCGAAAATAACATATTTGGAAGCTAGGAAGAACCTATCTGCTTTCCTTGGCACAAAGCAATTTCCTAAGGAACACCATGAACAATCTACTGGAAAACGGCGAACAGCTACCAACAGCAAGGATCACTCGAATGGGTTTATTACGTCCAAAAGGCAAGATAACCATCAGTCTGAAGCTGATGACCTTTCTTGTAAGGATGAAGAACCTGGTGAGCAGAGGAAAAATCAGAGAACAAATGATACAAGTGATGTGCGTCCTGAGGAGGGTCAGCTGAATGAGTGTGATACTTCCAAAAGGCAAGGTAACCATCAGCCCGATACATATAATCTTTCTCATAATGATCTAGAACCTGGTCAGCAGAGGAAGAAGCAGAGAACAAATGCTACGAGTGACACTTGTCCTGGGGACGTAATCACTGAAAAGGCATCTTTTGGTCTGAATTCTGATATTGCACCCAATAGAGATTGTGTActccaaaataaaagaaaactagTTGAGCAGTCTGTGGAAAGTGCAGAAGCCCATGAAGATGGTAATGGCAATTCATTTTATGATGCGCAACATTCATCTCAGAATAGATGCAGTCCTGTTGCCAACCAGAGTGTTGAGGCTGAAAAACATGACAGTCTTACAAATTCTCACGACCCCAAAAGTTCTGATGAAATAGAAGCTACATCTTCAAATAATTCTGGCAAGGGGTCGTCGCCTCCTTGGCGAAACATGAGACGCCACAAAGCAAGATTCCATGGAAAGGAGACAGTGGTATCTTATAATTCTAAAAAAGCATTGCAATGCCAGGATCAGCAGATGCCTTCATCATCAAGCAAACAGAACTATGCATATCAACCCAAGCATCC CTGTAATCCTCTTGCACCAGCTGGAAGGCGCTCAAAGCTCTGTTGgacggaagaagaagagcaagcttTGAGG gatGCAATGTTGAAGTTCACCCCAAAGGATGGCGGACCAATTCCGTGGGTTCAGATATTAGAATCTGGCAGGGGTACGTTCCACAAGAAACGCCTCGCCAGTGATCTGAGAGTCAAATGGAGGAACATGACGAAGAAATCAGGATCCTAG